The DNA region ACGTGGGACTGGAGGCGGACGAGGACCGGCTGCTGGCCGACTATCTCGTCGCGCTCGACACGCAGCTGACCGCGCTGAGCCTCGCCCACGGCGACGCGTCCGTGGCGGGCATCCGTGCCGAGATCGAGGCGCTGTGCACGACGCTCGGGTCGGACGTGGTCGTCTCGCTGCCGGATGGAACGAAGCTGCACGGCCGCGCCCAGCGGATCGATCGGGACGGCCGGCTCGTCGTCGTCGACGGCGACATCGAGACGCCCGTCTCGGCCGGAGACGTCGTCCACGTGCGCTGAGTCTGGGCGTGGCAGCCCGGAGTGTCGCCGGCCCGCACCAGAATAGAACCATGACCCAGCCGACCACGTTTGGCGGCAGATCGCCGATGGTCGTCCCCGGCGTGCCGACGCCCGAGCTGCGCATCGCCCGGTTCCGCGGGCACGCCCGCGGACTGACCTGGTCTGCCCTGATCCTGGTCGCCGTCGCCGGAGCGGTGGGCTACTTCTACGGCAACCTCCCCGCTCCGTTCGAGGACTGGATGCTGTTGACCGCCGCCGCGGCCATCGTGCTGTTCCTGGTGCTGCTGCCGTACCTGTCCTGGTGGGCGCATGTGTACACGATCACGACCCGTCGCGTCATCGAGCGATCGGGGATCGTCGGCGCGCACCGGCGTGAGCTGAGCCACGTGCGCGGGTACACGGTGCAGGAGCGCCGCGGCATCCTGCAGCGCATGTGGGGAGCTGGCACCCTGGTGCTCAGCAACGGCGTGGACCAGCCGCTGCGGCTGGCGAACATCCCGAGCGTCGCGCTGGTGCACGAGGCCCTGGTCGATCAGGTGGAGGTCAACCAGATCCTCGCGCACCGCGATGCCCAGGCGCTGCCCCCGGCCCCCGCCGAGCACCCCGGCGCCTGACCCGCTCCCTGTCGCCCTCGTGCGCCTCGCCCCTGCGCGCTCCCTGTTCACTTGCCCTGTGTGTACGGCAACCGAGCGCTTCGGCGTACATCCAGGGCAAGTGAACACCAGGGATGCCGCATGCCCGCCGGACGGGATCCTGGGCGGCGCCGGTGTGCGCGATGATGGGACCGGAACAGGCGACGAAAGGATCCCCATGACGTTGCGAGTCGGAGTCATCGGCGGCGGCCAGCTGGCCCGCATGATGATCGCACCCGCGGTCGAGATCGGCATCGACCTGCGCGTGCTGGCAGAGCAGGACGGAATGGCGGCGTCGCTCGCGGCCACGGCCGTCGGCGACTACCGCGACGCGGCGACCGTGCTCGCATTCGCCCGCGACGTCGACGTGGTCACGTTCGACCATGAGCACGTGCCGCAGGACGTCCTCGCCGCGCTCGTCGCGGCCGGGGTGACGGTGCGGCCCGGTCCCGACCCGCTGCGGTACGCGCAGGACAAGCTCCTCATGCGCGCGCGTCTCCAGGAGCTGGGCATGCCGCAGCCGGAATGGGCCGCGGTCTTCAACGCCGCAGAGCTGCAGAGCTTCCTCGACGCCCACGGCGGGCGCGCCGTCGTCAAGACGCCGCGCGGCGGATACGACGGCAAGGGCGTCCGCGTGGTGTCGGCGGGCACGGAAGCCGAGGACTGGTTCACGGCCCTCGCCGAGGACGCCCGCGGGGGCGCTCTGCTGGCCGAAGAGCTCGTCGACTTCTCCCGTGAGCTCGCGCAGCAGGTCGCGCGGCGCCCGTCAGGGCAGATGCGCGCCTATCCGGTCGTGGAGACCGTGCAGCGTGACGGCGTCTGCGCCGAGGTCATCGCGCCCGCACCGCACGGCGCCGGCCGGCTCTCGCAGGTCGCCTCGCGGATCGGGCTCGGCATCGCCGAGGGCCTGGATGTCACCGGGATGCTGGCCGTGGAGCTGTTCGAGACGACCGACGAGCGGCTGCTGGTGAACGAGCTGGCCATGCGCCCGCACAACAGCGGGCATTGGACCCAGGACGGCGCCGTCACCAGCCAGTTCGAGCAGCACCTGCGTGCGGTGCTTGACCTTCCGCTGGGCGATGCCGAGCCGAGCGCCGACTGGTCGGTGATGGTCAACATCCTCGGCGGCCCGGAATCGGACAGCCTGGACCAGCGCTTCGCCGCGGTCATGGAGGCGTACCCGGCCGCGAAGGTGCACACCTACGGCAAAGCGCCCCGACCGGGCCGCAAGGTCGGACATGTCACCGCCGTCGGCGACGACCTCGACGAGGTTGCATTCGAGGCGCGCGCCGCGGCATCCTTCTTCGAGGATTGACGCATACCGCGCGGCGCGGTCGGCGCGGGGTTCTCGAGAACCGGCTGACCGAAGGACCGCGCCGTTGCGGGGTTCTTCCAGCCTTCAGCCCTAGCCTGGTCGGGTGTCCCAGCCGCTGCATTCCTCCAACGCGCCCCTGATCGGCGTCGTGATGGGCTCCGATTCGGATTGGCGGGTCATGAGCGACGCGTCGCAGATCCTCACCGACTTCGACGTGCCGCACGAGGTGGAGGTCGTCTCGGCCCACCGCACGCCCGACAAGCTCATCCGCTACGGTCGTGACGCCCGCGGCCGCGGCCTCCGCGCGATCATCGCCGGCGCCGGCGGGGCTGCGCACCTGCCCGGGATGCTGGCCTCGGTGACCGTCCTTCCGGTCATCGGCGTGCCCGTGCCGCTGGCGACGCTCGACGGGCTGGATTCGCTCCTGAGCATCGTGCAGATGCCGGCCGGGATCCCGGTCGCCACCGTCTCCATCGGCGGGGCCAAGAACGCCGCGCTGCTGGCCGTGCGGATCCTCGGGACGACGGATGCCGCGCTGGCCGTGCGGATCGAGGACTACGCCCGGGAGCTGGAGTCCCAGGTGGAGGACAAGAACCGGCGGCTCAAGGATTCCTTGTGAGTGTGGCCAGCCCGCCACGCCCGGCCCCCTCCCGGGCGGCTTCGGCGAAGATCGTCGAAGACCGTCCGATGCGCTACCCCGACACCGCCTCGCGCGCAGTGATGACGCGACGCGGCTGGTGGCTGGTCCTGCTGAATTTCCTCCTTCCCGGATCCGCGCAGGCGGTCGCCGGCAATCGTCGTCTCGGCAGGGTCGGCCTCGGAGCGACCATCGCGATGTGGGTGCTGGTCATCGTGGGCGCTCTGGTCGCGCTGCTGTGGCCGACCGCGGCCTTCACCCTGGTCACCGGCGCATGGCTTCCCGAGTGGCTGGCGCTGCTGCGGCCCGTGCCGCTGCTGCTGATCCAGGGCCTGGTGATCGCGTACGGCATCCTCTGGGTGGTCCTGACCGTCGACACGCTGCGCCTGGTGCGGCTCGTCAAGACCGGTTCCGGCGCACGCGTCGGGATCGCCGCTGTCGCAGTGGCGCTTCTGGTGCTCTCCACGGCAGGCGCCGCCTATGCCGCCAACGTCGCCGGCACGGTGCGCGAGACCCTCGGCAGCATCTTCGTCGCGACCGGGCCGCCGGTACCGCCCAGCGACGGGTACTACAACATCCTGCTGCTCGGAGCGGACAGCGGCGAAGGCCGTGACTCGATGCGGTTCGACAGCATCTCGGTGGTGTCGGTCAACGCCGAGACGGGTGCGACGACGATCACCGGCATCCCGCGCGACATGCCGCGCTTCCCCTTCGCGCCCGGCCCGATGCAGGACCGCTACCCGAACGGCCACGAAGGCCACGCGGACCCGTCCTGCGGGTGGGGGAGCGGCGTGAACCAGTTGCGCACCGAGGTCGAGGTGTGCCAGGACGGGAACGCCCTGTATCCGGATGCTGTCGCCAACAGCTCCGAGCCCGGCATCGAGGCGACCAAGGACGCCGCGGAGGGCATCCTGGGCATCGAGATCCCGTACTACGTGTTCGTGGACATGCACGGCTTCGCAGCGCTCATCGACGCGCTCGGTGGGGTGGACATCACCGTGGCGGAGCGCCTGCCCAAGGGCGGCGGACCGGCGTACGCGGGTCAGCCCGCCGACGAGTGGGCGATCGGCTGGATCGAGGCCGGGGCGCAGCACATGGATGGCGACACGGCCCAGTGGTACGCCCGGTCGCGCTACACGACCGACGACTTCGATCGCATGAAGCGCCAGCGGCAGCTGCAGGAGGCGATTCTGGCGCAGTTCACGCCGCAGACGGTGCTGACCCGGTTCCAGGACGTCGCCACCGCGGGACAGGACCTCTTCCAGACCGACCTGCCGCAGTCGATGCTGCCCTTCCTCGCCGATCTCGCGCTCAAGGCGAAGGAGCAGCCGGTGACGACCATCGAACTCACCCCCGCCAGCGGCATCGACGAGTACGACCCGGACTACCCCTACATCCAGGAGCTCGTGCGGCTCGCCCTGCATCCGCCCACGCAGACGCCCACACCCGAAGGCTGAGCCGCATGACCGCAACGCTCCGGGTGATGCTCGACCAGCTGGTCGCGCCGACCGATCCCGATCTGGCCACCGCCGCCCGCGAACTCACCCGCGGACTCGTCGCCGGCACGCCCGCCGGCTGCGAGGTGCAGGGCATCGCGCCTGCCGGACCCACGGACCGGCCCGTCGAGATCCCCGGGCTCGTCGGCGTGCGCCGCACGGCGCTGGCACGGCGGGAGCTTGCCGCCGCCCTGCAGTTCGGCCTGGCGACCGGTATCGGCGGGGGGATGATCCACTCCCCGACGCTGCTGGCGCCCCTGGTGCGTCACGATCGGGTGCACGAGAACGATCAGACCGTCGTGACCATCTGGGATCTGGGACCCTGGGAGGCCCCCGCCGACTGGCCCAAGCCCATCGTCTCGTGGCATCGCGCGATGCTCAAGCGCGCCGTCAAGCACGCCGACGCGGTGGTCGTTCCGACGCACTCGATGGCCGTGCGGCTGGGCGAGATCGCGAAGCTCGGCGAACGGATCCGGGTCATCGCGGGCGCCGCGCCGGCCGGGTTCGCCGTGCCGGGTGACGAGGTCGGGCGGCGCCGGCAGCTCGATCTCCCCGACGGATTCGTCCTGCTCGCCGGCCACGCTGCTCCCCGCGACGCGCTGGCAGCGGGTTTGGATGCCGTCGGCCATGCCGCGCTGGATCTGCCGGTCGTGGTCATCGGCGCCGGCGAAGGGGAGGAACCGGCGATCGCCGACCTCGCCGCGGCTGCGGGCATCCCCGAGCGCAATCTCCACGTGCGCGGCGTCCTGTCCACCGAGGATCGTGCCGCGGTGTTCGGTGGCGCGGTGGTCTTCGTCGCCCCCGCGCACAGCAGCGCGTTCCCCTGGCGGATCCTGGAGGCACTGGCCCTCGGGGTGCCGGTGGTGGCGGCATCCTCGCCGATCCATGACGAGCTGGTCGTGGACGGCGGGATGCTGGTTCCGGCCGACGGCTTGGCCGACGCGCTCGGCCGGGCGCTGGGATCTGCCGCGTCGGTGGAACGTCTCGGGGTGCTGGCGGCGGACCGCGGCCGTGCCTATTCGTGGCGCGAGTCTGCCGACCGGGTCTGGCAGCTGCACGCCGACTTGTAGACCGCCGCGAAACGTCTGACTTGCGCGTGTCGGTAGTGGTGGTTTCCAGAAAACTTTGGTATTCATCTGCAACTTCAGTCACACTGGTCACATGACGACGGTTGCTTCCCCCCGATCCAGAGCGCGTGCCGTGACCTTGGCCGTGAGCTGGGCCGCGACCGCCGCACTCGTCCTGGGCATGATCAGCGCCGGCAGCGGGGCCGCCGTGGCGCAGCCCGCACCCGCCGCGGCCACCGTCGCGCAGGGTCCGGTCAAGACCGCTGATCTGTCGAAGTTCCAGCCCGGGCACATCATCAGCGACGCGGCATTCTTCGACAAGGGCACGATGTCCGAAGCTCAGATCCAGGCCTTCCTGCAGGCCAAGGTGCCCAACTGCCAGTCCGGATACATCTGTCTGAAGGACTGGTACGACACCTCGCGCACGACCGCAGCGGATGCGATGTGCGGAGCGTACTCCGGCGGCACGCGCGAGCGGGCATCCACGATCATCTACAAGGTCGCGCAGGCGTGCGGGATCAATCCCCAGGTGCTGATCGTGATGCTTCAGAAAGAGCAGGGTCTGGTCAACCACACCTGGCCCAGCGACTGGCGCTACACGATCGCGATGGGACAGGGTTGTCCCGACACCGCGGCGTGTGACACCCGGTACTACGGCTTCTTCAATCAGATGTACGGCGCGGCGTGGCAGCTGAAGCGCTATGCCAACCCGGCAGGGACTAGCCAGTACTTCACCTGGTACGCGCCCGGAAAGACATGGAACGTTCGCTGGCACCCGAACGAGGCATGCGGCTCGTCGCCCGTGTACATCCAGAACCAGGCCACGGCCAACCTCTACTACTACACGCCCTATCAGCCGAACGCGGCGGCCATCCGCGCCGGCTACGGCGAGGGTGACGGCTGCTCGAGCTACGGCAACCGCAACTTCTATCAGTACTTCACGGACTGGTTCGGCTCGACGCCGCTGCCGACCGTCGCCTCCGTGGATTCGTCTGCGCACGTCACCGCTCTCGATTCCAGCGGAACTCTCTGGGCCTACCCGTTCGCGGCCGGTGGATCCTGGGGCACGCCGATCAAGGTGGCCTCGATGCCCGACGCGCGACGCGCCCTCGCGGTCGGCGACCTG from Microbacterium sp. zg-B185 includes:
- a CDS encoding PH domain-containing protein translates to MTQPTTFGGRSPMVVPGVPTPELRIARFRGHARGLTWSALILVAVAGAVGYFYGNLPAPFEDWMLLTAAAAIVLFLVLLPYLSWWAHVYTITTRRVIERSGIVGAHRRELSHVRGYTVQERRGILQRMWGAGTLVLSNGVDQPLRLANIPSVALVHEALVDQVEVNQILAHRDAQALPPAPAEHPGA
- a CDS encoding 5-(carboxyamino)imidazole ribonucleotide synthase yields the protein MTLRVGVIGGGQLARMMIAPAVEIGIDLRVLAEQDGMAASLAATAVGDYRDAATVLAFARDVDVVTFDHEHVPQDVLAALVAAGVTVRPGPDPLRYAQDKLLMRARLQELGMPQPEWAAVFNAAELQSFLDAHGGRAVVKTPRGGYDGKGVRVVSAGTEAEDWFTALAEDARGGALLAEELVDFSRELAQQVARRPSGQMRAYPVVETVQRDGVCAEVIAPAPHGAGRLSQVASRIGLGIAEGLDVTGMLAVELFETTDERLLVNELAMRPHNSGHWTQDGAVTSQFEQHLRAVLDLPLGDAEPSADWSVMVNILGGPESDSLDQRFAAVMEAYPAAKVHTYGKAPRPGRKVGHVTAVGDDLDEVAFEARAAASFFED
- the purE gene encoding 5-(carboxyamino)imidazole ribonucleotide mutase, which translates into the protein MGSDSDWRVMSDASQILTDFDVPHEVEVVSAHRTPDKLIRYGRDARGRGLRAIIAGAGGAAHLPGMLASVTVLPVIGVPVPLATLDGLDSLLSIVQMPAGIPVATVSIGGAKNAALLAVRILGTTDAALAVRIEDYARELESQVEDKNRRLKDSL
- a CDS encoding LCP family protein, which translates into the protein MSVASPPRPAPSRAASAKIVEDRPMRYPDTASRAVMTRRGWWLVLLNFLLPGSAQAVAGNRRLGRVGLGATIAMWVLVIVGALVALLWPTAAFTLVTGAWLPEWLALLRPVPLLLIQGLVIAYGILWVVLTVDTLRLVRLVKTGSGARVGIAAVAVALLVLSTAGAAYAANVAGTVRETLGSIFVATGPPVPPSDGYYNILLLGADSGEGRDSMRFDSISVVSVNAETGATTITGIPRDMPRFPFAPGPMQDRYPNGHEGHADPSCGWGSGVNQLRTEVEVCQDGNALYPDAVANSSEPGIEATKDAAEGILGIEIPYYVFVDMHGFAALIDALGGVDITVAERLPKGGGPAYAGQPADEWAIGWIEAGAQHMDGDTAQWYARSRYTTDDFDRMKRQRQLQEAILAQFTPQTVLTRFQDVATAGQDLFQTDLPQSMLPFLADLALKAKEQPVTTIELTPASGIDEYDPDYPYIQELVRLALHPPTQTPTPEG
- a CDS encoding glycosyltransferase, with amino-acid sequence MTATLRVMLDQLVAPTDPDLATAARELTRGLVAGTPAGCEVQGIAPAGPTDRPVEIPGLVGVRRTALARRELAAALQFGLATGIGGGMIHSPTLLAPLVRHDRVHENDQTVVTIWDLGPWEAPADWPKPIVSWHRAMLKRAVKHADAVVVPTHSMAVRLGEIAKLGERIRVIAGAAPAGFAVPGDEVGRRRQLDLPDGFVLLAGHAAPRDALAAGLDAVGHAALDLPVVVIGAGEGEEPAIADLAAAAGIPERNLHVRGVLSTEDRAAVFGGAVVFVAPAHSSAFPWRILEALALGVPVVAASSPIHDELVVDGGMLVPADGLADALGRALGSAASVERLGVLAADRGRAYSWRESADRVWQLHADL